The Engraulis encrasicolus isolate BLACKSEA-1 chromosome 22, IST_EnEncr_1.0, whole genome shotgun sequence genome includes a region encoding these proteins:
- the tmed3 gene encoding transmembrane emp24 domain-containing protein 3, whose amino-acid sequence MHYQQVLLVLITYITLGASTELTFELPDNEKQCFYEDLDSGVKFDIDFQVIAGGNYDVDCFVTDPLNNVLYQERKKQYDSFSHTTTLKGVYKVCFSNEFSTFSHKIVYLDVRAGEERPLLPDMSRTTALTQMESACLSIHEILKVVTDSQTWYRLREAQDRIRAEDINGRVSYWSIGETLFLFAVSIGQVLMLKSFFSEKKNNVNTST is encoded by the exons ATGCATTATCAACAAGTGCTACTCGTGCTGATAACCTACATTACCTTGGGTGCCAGCACAGAATTGACTTTTGAACTACCTGATAACGAGAAGCAGTGTTTTTACGAGGACCTCGATAGCGGTGTTAAGTTTGACATTGACTTTCAA GTAATAGCTGGTGGGAACTATGACGTGGACTGTTTTGTGACTGATCCGCTGAACAACGTACTgtatcaagaaagaaagaaacagtatGACAGTTTCTCACATACGACCACATTGAAAGGTGTCTACAAAGTCTGCTTCAGCAATGAGTTCTCGACCTTCTCCCATAAAATTGTATATCTGGACGTGCGGGCAGGAGAGGAGCGACCTTTACTGCCAGACATGAGCAGAACGACCGCTCTGACTCAG atGGAGTCAGCATGCCTGTCTATCCACGAGATTCTGAAAGTGGTCACAGATTCCCAGACGTGGTACCGTCTCAGAGAGGCCCAGGATCGAATACGAGCGGAGGACATTAATGGCCGCGTCTCCTACTGGTCCATCGGGGAGACACTCTTCCTCTTTGCTGTCAGCATTGGCCAAGTCCTGATGCTCAAGAGCTTCTTCTCTGAGAAGAAGAACAATGTGAACACTagcacatga
- the tpma gene encoding tropomyosin alpha-1 chain isoform X1, which produces MDAIKKKMQMLKLDKENALDRAEQAEGDKKAAEDRSKQLEDDLVALQKKLKSTEDELDKYSEALKEAQEKLELAEKTATDAEGEVASLNRRIQLVEEELDRAQERLATALQKLEEAEKAADESERGMKVIENRAAKDEEKMEMQEIQLKEAKHIAEEADRKYEEVARKLVIVEGELERTEERAELSEGKCSELEEELKTVTNNMKSLEAQAEKYSQKEDKYEEEIKVLTDRLKEAETRAEFAERTVAKLEKTIDDLEDELYAQKLKYKAISEELDHALNDMTSI; this is translated from the exons ATGGATGCCATTAAGAAGAAGATGCAGATGCTCAAGCTCGACAAGGAGAATGCCTTGGACAGAGCTGAGCAGGCTGAGGGAGACAAGAAGGCTGCCGAGGACCGCAGCAAGCAG CTGGAGGATGATCTGGTCGCTCTGCAGAAGAAGCTGAAGTCCACAGAGGATGAGCTGGATAAGTACTCTGAGGCTCTCAAGGAGGCCCAGGAGAAGCTGGAGCTGGCTGAGAAGACCGCCACTGAC GCTGAGGGTGAGGTGGCCTCCCTGAACAGACGTATCCAGCTGGTTGAGGAGGAGTTGGATCGTGCTCAGGAGCGTCTTGCCACTGCACTGCAGAAGCTGGAGGAGGCTGAGAAGGCTGCTGATGAGAGCGAGAG AGGCATGAAGGTCATTGAGAACAGGGCCGCGAAGgatgaggagaagatggagatgCAGGAGATCCAGCTGAAGGAGGCCAAACACATTGCTGAGGAGGCTGACCGCAAATATGAAGAG gtGGCCCGTAAGCTGGTGATTGTTGAGGGTGAGCTGGAACGTACAGAGGAGCGTGCTGAGTTGTCTGAGGG TAAGTGCTCTGAACTGGAGGAGGAGCTGAAAACTGTGACCAACAACATGAAGTCTCTGGAGGCCCAGGCTGAgaag TACTCCCAGAAGGAGGACAAGTATGAGGAGGAGATCAAGGTCCTGACCGACAGGCTGAAGGAG GCTGAGACCCGTGCTGAGTTCGCTGAGAGGACAGTGGCTAAGCTGGAGAAGACCATTGATGATCTTGAGG atgagctGTATGCCCAGAAACTGAAGTACAAGGCCATCAGCGAGGAGCTGGACCATGCCCTCAACGACATGACATCCAT atAA
- the tpma gene encoding tropomyosin alpha-1 chain isoform X2 gives MDAIKKKMQMLKLDKENALDRAEQAEGDKKAAEDRSKQLEDDLVALQKKLKSTEDELDKYSEALKEAQEKLELAEKTATDAEGEVASLNRRIQLVEEELDRAQERLATALQKLEEAEKAADESERGMKVIENRAAKDEEKMEMQEIQLKEAKHIAEEADRKYEEVARKLVIVEGELERTEERAELSEGKCSELEEELKTVTNNMKSLEAQAEKYSQKEDKYEEEIKVLTDRLKEAETRAEFAERTVAKLEKTIDDLEDELYAQKLKYKAISEELDHALNDMTSM, from the exons ATGGATGCCATTAAGAAGAAGATGCAGATGCTCAAGCTCGACAAGGAGAATGCCTTGGACAGAGCTGAGCAGGCTGAGGGAGACAAGAAGGCTGCCGAGGACCGCAGCAAGCAG CTGGAGGATGATCTGGTCGCTCTGCAGAAGAAGCTGAAGTCCACAGAGGATGAGCTGGATAAGTACTCTGAGGCTCTCAAGGAGGCCCAGGAGAAGCTGGAGCTGGCTGAGAAGACCGCCACTGAC GCTGAGGGTGAGGTGGCCTCCCTGAACAGACGTATCCAGCTGGTTGAGGAGGAGTTGGATCGTGCTCAGGAGCGTCTTGCCACTGCACTGCAGAAGCTGGAGGAGGCTGAGAAGGCTGCTGATGAGAGCGAGAG AGGCATGAAGGTCATTGAGAACAGGGCCGCGAAGgatgaggagaagatggagatgCAGGAGATCCAGCTGAAGGAGGCCAAACACATTGCTGAGGAGGCTGACCGCAAATATGAAGAG gtGGCCCGTAAGCTGGTGATTGTTGAGGGTGAGCTGGAACGTACAGAGGAGCGTGCTGAGTTGTCTGAGGG TAAGTGCTCTGAACTGGAGGAGGAGCTGAAAACTGTGACCAACAACATGAAGTCTCTGGAGGCCCAGGCTGAgaag TACTCCCAGAAGGAGGACAAGTATGAGGAGGAGATCAAGGTCCTGACCGACAGGCTGAAGGAG GCTGAGACCCGTGCTGAGTTCGCTGAGAGGACAGTGGCTAAGCTGGAGAAGACCATTGATGATCTTGAGG atgagctGTATGCCCAGAAACTGAAGTACAAGGCCATCAGCGAGGAGCTGGACCATGCCCTCAACGACATGACATCCATGTAA